The Hymenobacter chitinivorans DSM 11115 genome window below encodes:
- a CDS encoding DUF1345 domain-containing protein, with protein MSSAIFRFIHRLGQLSATIRLVVALLLGAGAWLLLPAKLLPMARAVAAWDAFGLTTLLLFWAAITTADVKHIRQTAQREDASRTLSFAFVLVAALSSLLAVILLLSSVHELSRPALHLHVGLGIAAVALAWLLVHTVFTLRYAHLYYDATADGDAGGLEFPGREPPDYLDFAYFSFVVGMTAQTADVSISSQYVRRLALLHGLVSFGFNTAVVALSISGLAGVL; from the coding sequence ATGTCGTCCGCTATTTTTCGGTTTATCCACCGCTTAGGCCAGCTCTCGGCCACTATTCGCCTAGTCGTGGCCTTGCTGCTGGGCGCCGGGGCTTGGCTGCTGCTGCCGGCTAAGCTGCTGCCCATGGCCCGGGCCGTAGCCGCCTGGGACGCCTTTGGCCTTACGACGCTGCTACTGTTCTGGGCCGCCATTACCACCGCCGACGTGAAGCATATTCGCCAGACTGCCCAGCGGGAAGACGCCAGCCGCACCCTGTCGTTTGCCTTCGTGCTGGTGGCGGCCCTGAGCAGCCTATTGGCCGTGATACTGCTGCTGAGCTCGGTGCACGAGCTCAGCCGGCCGGCCCTGCACCTGCACGTGGGGCTGGGCATTGCGGCCGTGGCCCTGGCCTGGCTGCTGGTGCACACCGTGTTTACGCTGCGCTACGCCCACCTCTACTACGACGCCACGGCCGACGGCGACGCCGGCGGCCTGGAGTTTCCCGGGCGGGAGCCCCCGGATTATCTGGACTTTGCTTACTTCTCCTTCGTGGTGGGCATGACGGCCCAAACGGCCGACGTGAGCATTAGCAGTCAGTATGTACGCCGCCTGGCCCTGCTGCATGGCCTCGTGTCGTTTGGCTTCAATACGGCGGTGGTGGCCCTGAGCATCAGCGGGCTGGCAGGAGTGCTCTAG